aGTAATATGAGTAAGTAGTATGAGTAACCTCCTAGTAAAGAAGGAAATGTTAACaaacattcatatatatatatatatatatatatatatatatatatatatatatatatatatatatatatatatatatatatatatatatatttataagtagTATGGTCCCATATGTGAGTatgtttatcatttttatcatcttatgagaaaataaaatcaaatacagAACGAAAATAAGAAACCAGATTGATTAATTAGTTATTTCCAATATTAATTCTTTAGGTatgtttccattttttattctaaaaatattattaagtattttattttataaggcTTTATTACTAATTCttcattttattcataaatcTAACAATATAATTGGTATCAGGTTAGTTTATCATTAATTAGCATGAACTCTAATTTTGATTTTTCGAATTTTAcaagaaattttgtttataaaatttggggtttatttatttttatttaattatttttaaaagataataaaatttaaagcaaataaaaaaagttaaatttgaaaaaaaatactacatgaaaggtaaaattaaataaaaatatgaacataAAAAAATCCCCTTATACATGAGTATTCAAAAGTATTGTGCAATATGTCAGAGTAAAGTTGCAATTAAGaccaaaatattgaaatattttattacctatataaaaaaaaatgtcactaTAAATTTCTATATATGATACAAAATTACATTAGACCAATTAGACTAATTTGATGTAAGAATTAAATAAAGCATCCCGCAAGAAGACAAAATCCTATCGGTGGTTCACTTATCCATTCATGAATCTTGAATTGGAAGAAACGTCCGTATGTaggatgaaaatatttaaaagccACATATCtcaattcattattaattactcataatatattagaatgaatttttttcaagatatttttaattttaaatcttttttatacCCAAATAGTTTTCAatcttaagaaaaattatatgcatgagtatattaaaataacatttgtaTTTGTTACAGTTTAGAAACAATATAATAGGAAGTTCAAATATTCTTCGAGATCACATATAATCCACCGAAAACAAATTCAACTATACtagatattaatattattgaaaagtttaaatttaactctattaaaatataccaagattataatatataaataataaatcttattttattaaacttatgCTGTGAAATTAAGttaagattaaattttattctttttaataaattcaatttcaagATAAAGTAAAAGTTATACATTTTGGATTCTCTGTTTGTTTTTTCTACGTTGTTCCTCTATGTTGTGTCTTCAAAATACCGATGGACActaattttggttttaaaacatattgaatttctttttaaaatattaacataagtGTACTTTTAACGCTAAACATAAGATATAACACTAAAAACCATTAGAGAATCTGAATTGTATctatatattacaatttaatcATGTTAAAGGtcttaaaaaagaatatatatatatatatatatatatatatatatatacatatatatatatatatatatatacatatatatatatatatatatatatatatatatatatatatatatatatatatataaagacaaTTTAGTCgattttatcaaattaatttaagtttaaaatttagtttttaatatagtattaaattttatcttaatagGTTTCTTAAGAATTATTATATCATTTGTTCATTAATTAGACTATtcacaaatattaaatttattatgttattgGTAGTTAGATTGCTTTTAGATTATCTATCAATATTTAATCTTATTCGAAATGTCTAATTCTTCTTGTCATTCTTGAATAATTGGTTCACTTGGGATTATGGAGTTTGAACTTGTGTAAAGAACGTtaatattaaaccaaaaaacgttataaaagaaaaaaaaacactttaacAAGAGGTAAgtgataaaaaaactaatatttgttCTTTCTTGCACTTGTATTAAAAAACGcaaattcaaacataaatgaaaaCGCGATAAAATACTGAACGTgagttatttttttacaaacatTGGAaagcaaaaatatttaatgtcttATATAAGTATTTGTTTGTTaacatttccttttttttatttctgattgtgactgtttttttttttaaattcagtcAGGATTTGCATctatctatttgttttatttgtgctgtttatttgtaaaaatccattaatattatttgtcaTTCGTTTTTGCAAAAATACGTTAATAAAAAGAACTTGTATTTTTTcactttcataaaatttaaaattgaaattaaacttCGGTTTTCATCTTGGTTCATTGCaaccattaaataaaaaaaaatttctaaatttctttttatttagaGTGATGATatcaaatgaaatttttttatatacttaaagaaaatttggtatttttaataaactgaATTTAGACTCGATTTTGAACAGATTAAAATCCCAACTACGTAgagtaatttttaagttttttttataataattatcataTGTTTATTAAATCCAAAATTACACATAATTATTACCAAAAATCATacatgtatttaattattttaattattaataaagttaaattaagattgtaatttttttttattattttaagaacaaaatatataaatatttttatatcaaaccattatctaattttaatttaataaatatatactttattatttatttcttttgatcatattattatttatttactcacatttttatcttgttttcttttcatatataatttaacGTTTAatgttagatatttttaaatagagaGCCTAAGGTATCATATaccttttatattttgttaaaaaataaatgaaagtaatgaaagtgaaatttattttatatcaatacGAAAGTAGCAAACTTAGTTTGAAATTACATTTGATACTTTTAATGTATTATTTCAGCTTTTGAAAAGCATATTGCTTTAGCTTTTcccaatttaataattttatgaaaattgatgGAATGATCGacttaagaaaaattaaaataaaaacatacctaactcttttatattcatttagtATTATTctttcttacttttattttattttttcttaaaaaaatataaaaatttatattattatgacCATTTTATTCGTAAAAAGTGTGTGATGgtattagtaaaaataaaatagtgttGTAAGTTATAATAAGGTGACAGTTTTGAAAGAAGTATCTGTCGACGAAGCGTTAAAGGAAAGTTGCATGCACCACGTGAGTAGTGACAGACACGATGCAACGGAAAGGGAGTGAGAAACGCACTCCACGAGAATGAGGACTCCTCTAACACTattaaactgtttttttttttatcacttttcaTCTATTAAATTcccatgttttaaatattttataaagtaagATGACTTAGTATCACACAAATGTCCATGTTCAATTAATACAACAGTTCAAATTAAAACAAGTTTCAAAAATAATCATGGTATACATTTATTTACCATCCTAAAATATgtgtaaacaaataaatatataataaagtaaattttgacataaataagtaaattatttataatttaaaataactttttttaatttcatacaatttattttgtttaaaacatTTGTGTGTGTGATTTATTTTaagacataaaaaaatgtttttttccctgactttaattttattaaatgactatCTAACTAGAAAtcggatgaaaataaaattaaaaaatatatataaaaaattaatgctttaaatatcaattattttttaatatcttattaaatgatgaaatgattaaaaatcataaaaagatAACTAAGAATGAgaatatagtataaaaaaaattaatattttaaatataagttattctttaattatattgaaaatatattaaaaaaattaataatggttACAATGTATTTAGGGatccaaatgaaaaaaataaattatttattttttaaaaattcaactaatttttaaaattatctatcacggattaaatttattaagaaataattcTAACTTTAAAGATAATTGACACTGAAGATATTGatatgaagattttaaatttaagaaaataatagtgttatttaataactaaaattataatttattaaatgatagagttgagatatatttttatttttatggtaagtcaatttaaaaataatactttaaaaagaaaaacttttatatcaaaatgtaaataatttgtattatcaataaataatatttttcaaataatattattttaagataaattagtataaaaatctAGGTAGTATATTATAATTGTCTTCATTTGATATGATAGATTTGAAGGagagtgaatgaatgaatttgaataGATAGattttagttcttttttttaaaaaatttgaaagtaaaatagatgaatttggaagtgaaatttgtgaatgatttgagtgatagataaaaaaaattattattacattaatatatatgattACTATTTTACCCTTCTAGTTAAAATTAATacattacttattattattattattattattattattattattattattattattatatatatatatatattaaaatcacgGAAAAACACtagagttttaaaattttttctcAAAGCGTCCAGTAAGTTTATAAGAGGTATAAGGGGTATGTATATGAAAGTCTTTtagaaacaaaacaataaaatacatattttatagtGGTTCACTCAAGTAGAGCTACGTTCAGTTTTTATTTAAGCACTCTTAAGAGATTTCATTAATTTGTAACAACTCTCAAGGATTTCATTAATCTTTAAGAAAATTACacaatttttacttttctaagTTTACAacgagtattagcaccactccttGTTCTCTAGTCAACACGGCTAATTCGAATTTAACCACTCCTAATATACAAGTATTCTAACAATTTCTAACATCAATCATAAACAATTATCTAGACTGATTAACTCAACTAAGGTAAATATAAAGAGTTTTAATAATATCCaatataattagtattataAGAGCAAATACATATTAATAAACCTCAAGAATAggataaattcaataaaaaaaaaatcaaagatttTGCATATGTTGGGTCTAGTTTATGTTCATGCTCAAAATACTTTCTAATAACCAAGTTATTAGACTTTCCAACAACCAAGTTATTGAGAGCTTTTGAGTTATAATATtagtgattaaaaaaattaaatatgtactcattttaatattagtatataagtttttgaattttcatgaatgaaaataaacatGGGGATGAAGTTAGTAATAATACGGGTGCGATTAGAAAAAGTATTTGTTTATTGGCTTCCTCAAGCAGTCTAAAACACGCATCTCTATATATTCTTTTAGGGGTTAGGAAGTTAAATCTTGAACATTCTATTATCTAATTACGTATTAATAggtattataaataaatgtttacgGGAATTTCGGAacaaatagtttattttaatttctagttttaagtttatatttttatattattatttgttattgaaaaataataacatgaATGGTTTCAACATTGACTATTTAAGGAAGctattatgtaaaatattatttaacacaaaaaaaaagaagaattaagctattaagatttaattattCTCAAACAAGAAAACGTGGTGTGTTTGGAACCACGTTCATAAAGTAACAGTGTGTTATGCTATAGCTATCATACAACCTTTAAATATTTATCCCTAACTTTCTTTAGTGAAAAAGAGTAAATATCAAGATTGTTagcttaaaaaatatagaaaaagaaagtaaaaaaaaaaaagattagatatagattaatgataaaattatttagctgaaaaaataagaaaaatagatataaatgaGTGAAAACGTTAAGTTGAAAGAATAGTAAACAGTAGAATGAAGACAGACATTATTTAGagaaaaacaatacaaaatattttttaaagtcatTTTACTAGAATatagtttcttatttattaatattgaaattattattacttaattcCATTACTAATAAAACAGTGTTTCCGAATATACTCATTTCTTATATGTTACATCAGAAGAGATGATACATTGACAACCTTAATCATTTATtgtattcatatttaatatttttctataatcactattataattattacgcaaaataaaaaaatattgacatggtttattttgaaataaaagaattgatAGCAAAACACACAGTTACTACTTTCACACATCTCTTCTACTAAAGTATACGTAAATTGTGAGTTCAAGAACTCTACATACATAACATGAAAAAAGAGACTCAACTGGAAATGCAAACATCTATAACTCAAATGTACACAAAAACGATGATGTTCCTAATGTGAAGTCCAACACATTTAGCCGTCAATGAACTGTTTTGTATAAACACGGTGCCGCCGCTCCCTTGCATAGATGACCCAGAAGATCAAAGACAGCATTACGGCAGCAGATACCAAAACCAATccaatataaatcaattcactATTTGTCTGTAGGCCAGGACAGTGATCGTTGCTGATGTCTGTGAATGTTTTCCGCACAAAAGTGCAGTCTTGCAGATCAACCAAAAATGGACCATAGTGATACAACCCGTAGCTTATATTCACTGCAGCTTCCATTTGCCCGTAAATCGTCGGCGTCATCCGACCGGGCGTCTGACAAATGCCTGACGAAGAAACCTCACAGGTATAGTTCTTCCACACCTGTTTCAGACAACATTTCATCATTACCAATTTTCTTTCGGGAATATTCTGAAAAACATGATCTTATGAACGCATGTGTAGTAGAACCATCAAACTTAGACATGATGAGAGTCATGAATAGCAGCTATTTACAATGGGATAGAGGTTGATTGATCATCACAAAGAAAAGATTGTCTTACAGAGATGTCTTACAGAGAAATATTCTAGAAGTGGATATTGGGTATCTATTGGTGGAAATATGATTTCTCTTAAGAGTAAGAAACGAAAATGTTATTGTTCGGTCTAGTGGAAAAACTGAATATAGAATTGTGGCCTCAGGAACTTGTGTGAATTAAACAACTGATTCAAGAGTTAAAATTTCTTGAAACTCaacaaatgaaattatattgtGATAGTCCCCTCCATATTGTGTTGAACTAACCATATAGAGATCGAGTGTCATTTTGCTCAAATATTAACTTGAATTCTACTGAATTCATTAACTCTAATATTAACTTGAGAAGGCCTCGaatcaatttaaaaagtttCAAGTGAGGTGCATACGATCTAGAGAGGTCTAGGTGGTACCCTATACACAGTTTTGTACCTTTTTCAGTCTCGAATATTTATATCAAAGATGTTCATCAGTGGAAAAACTTGAACAGACTGATTTCCTCCTAAACTTAAGTGTCTGCCCGAGGCCTTCAAGTGGAGTGGTTCAACATGGGTTTGGTGTGTTATGTGGCAAAACAATCTACTTTTGGGTCAAATTCATGTACTTTAGGTGTAAGTTTTAGCATATTGGCTGAATGGATTGCAACCATAGTTATAAAAACCAACCCAATGGGTTAATAGGTTCATCAGTGGTTAAATCAATAGGTTGCTAAATAAAATGGATGACTATTTTACGTAATGAACCATTAAGGTGATTTAATGggtatttttcttatcttacAACGTGTGTGTGTGCCTAAGCTTTTCATTCCTGGACATAGAGTTACTTTTCAAAATCTTAATATAGTCCTTACCTCCGCAGCATTGTCCAACGGAACTTCCCCGGGTGCACACGACCGATTAGTGAGGTCAGCATTAAATGGATTACAAAGAGGAGGCATCAAGGGGCCTGATTGATTGTAATACAAGGGTCCAGCAGCAGGTGGGAAATTCCTGTTCGTGACATTGGAAACTACGTTGTCAACTAATTTAACAAGCTGATGAGTCACTTCCCTGGTCCGTGTCAAGGTTTCCTGGGCAGTCGCATTATCTACACACGGAAGAATTTCATCCAAGGCTGTCTGTGCAGTGGGGTTCTGCACCCACTCATCCATGGCAACACATGTATCTTCAACCACACTGGTGCAAATACGCAATAAAATAGCTTTTTGTTATACATGTGCAACACAAGTGATTATAGCAGAAAATGGACTTTATCAAATGAGTGACTCATAATAGACAAGTTAACATCATCAAATGAGTGACTCATAATAGACAAGTTAACAGAGTAACCGCAAAGGTGAAAACTAAAAAGTTCAATACAAATTCTACAAAATAGAAGGGACTTACTtgtgaagaaagagaaatataCCACAAAGTATAAATGTGCCAGCAACAAGAATCCAACCAATGAGGATCAAGCTGCAGTCATTGAAAGAACATGATTTACTGACTGGTGATTAGATGGGATAAACTATTAAGAATTACAAAGTccagaaataaaaaaagattagaAAAATGTTCAACTAGTTTAACTTACAAGTACACAAGACCTTGCAGACCAAATATTGATAATACTGCAGAAAGTTGTGACCGCAAAAACAATCACACGAGACGACAAAAAATCTTTATCATTGAGACAGAAAATAGAAACAGAAACAAGTACTAAAACAGGATAAAAGAAACGTACAGAATCCAACAAATGCAAGAAAGAGCATAACAGCAGCAAGAATAACCAGAGCCAGTCTCCTACAgcacataatatataattgtcagaaaaaaaaagacattttaaAACCTCAAATCAAATCAAGATTACTAACTAACATTGCATCTATGACATCTCTAATTGTCTCTGAATTATCTTTAGTCTTGCTGGAAAGTTCTACAGCAGAAGAATTAATCTTAGTCTTAATATCGTCAATCTCCTTCTGAACATCAGCAGGCAAAAAAACGGCATCAACTCCAATCTTCTTAGCTGCATCAAGATAATCTGACACATTCCTGAGGTTTTCAGCGGTAAAGTCTGCCTGACTCACCACATATTCCAGAGTGTTTATGGTGCTCCCGTGAAACTTCCCCTGAGAGGTGTAAAGAAGGACACATCCAACTCTAACACAACCAATCACACACATTTAGAAAACCTTAAAAGTCATATGAATCAAAGATAACATATTATGTGCCAAAGAAAGAGATATACATTGCTGCAACGGTGAAGAGGATGAGGAAGATCAAGGATAAAGCATAGGCCAGACGTGAATAACCGTAAGGCTCTCTTGGACAACAGCAGTAGCACAAACAGATTATGGATAAACTAAGTCCAAAAATCACAAACCAGACCGCAGCAACAACAAAGAAGGGAACCGCAGTGAAAATAACTGACTGCACCAAAAGACAACAAGGCAGCcaaatattattaatagttCCAATGCAGTCAAATCATTACAACATAGCAATTTTCAGCTACCCTCTCTACTATTTAAGATATGATtgatagaattaaaataatttgagtcGTTCCCAacttaaattacattaaattctATAGAAGTTCTGTTGTCAGGTTtctcaaaaaactaaaatacataaactaattttattctGGCTTGTCTTGTTATTTTCTTCTAGCTGGGAAATTTACCTAGAacttagaaacaaaaaaaaaa
This Vigna angularis cultivar LongXiaoDou No.4 chromosome 4, ASM1680809v1, whole genome shotgun sequence DNA region includes the following protein-coding sequences:
- the LOC108331948 gene encoding uncharacterized protein LOC108331948, with product MPCFTPHPSLLFLLTLLLPLSFFSLSAAVETSDFHSLRYQDGVEGGGWGEFPKVLPWKTRRSMAEDAPSNTSLILAQRRTTRKDPLDNFNRYTGGWNISNRHYIASVIFTAVPFFVVAAVWFVIFGLSLSIICLCYCCCPREPYGYSRLAYALSLIFLILFTVAAIVGCVLLYTSQGKFHGSTINTLEYVVSQADFTAENLRNVSDYLDAAKKIGVDAVFLPADVQKEIDDIKTKINSSAVELSSKTKDNSETIRDVIDAMRLALVILAAVMLFLAFVGFLLSIFGLQGLVYFLILIGWILVAGTFILCGIFLFLHNVVEDTCVAMDEWVQNPTAQTALDEILPCVDNATAQETLTRTREVTHQLVKLVDNVVSNVTNRNFPPAAGPLYYNQSGPLMPPLCNPFNADLTNRSCAPGEVPLDNAAEVWKNYTCEVSSSGICQTPGRMTPTIYGQMEAAVNISYGLYHYGPFLVDLQDCTFVRKTFTDISNDHCPGLQTNSELIYIGLVLVSAAVMLSLIFWVIYARERRHRVYTKQFIDG